Proteins encoded by one window of Actinomycetota bacterium:
- a CDS encoding type II toxin-antitoxin system RelE/ParE family toxin, with amino-acid sequence MGDINVGWEIELHPEVSDWLLSLPDKDFGRAARYIDLLEAEGLALKEPYTRQLRGALRELRFELRDVTPRISYFNIAGQRLVLLTVFRKQGRREDSEIRRVGREMDRCKAEGHTTEED; translated from the coding sequence GTGGGTGATATAAACGTGGGGTGGGAGATCGAGCTCCATCCCGAGGTCAGCGACTGGCTCTTGTCGCTCCCCGACAAGGACTTCGGCCGGGCCGCCCGCTACATCGACCTGCTGGAAGCCGAAGGCCTGGCCCTCAAAGAGCCCTACACCCGCCAGCTCCGGGGCGCCCTGCGAGAACTCCGCTTCGAACTCCGCGACGTCACCCCCCGCATCAGCTACTTCAACATCGCCGGCCAGCGGCTCGTGCTGCTCACCGTGTTCCGCAAGCAAGGCCGCCGAGAAGACAGCGAGATCCGGCGGGTCGGACGGGAGATGGACCGCTGCAAAGCCGAAGGCCACACCACCGAGGAGGACTGA
- a CDS encoding helix-turn-helix domain-containing protein: MTMPSSPDELLLTASQVAALFGVGRKTINRWTDEGRIPTAATTDGGHRRYRLDDLTPILAAATIQTRRYPPAPRTDGQYRTDTRPATA, encoded by the coding sequence ATGACCATGCCTTCCAGTCCGGACGAGTTGCTCCTCACCGCCAGCCAGGTCGCCGCCCTCTTCGGCGTCGGCCGCAAAACCATCAACCGCTGGACCGACGAAGGCCGCATCCCCACCGCCGCCACCACCGACGGCGGCCACCGCCGCTACCGCCTCGACGACCTCACCCCCATCCTGGCCGCCGCCACCATCCAGACCCGCCGCTACCCACCCGCCCCCCGCACAGACGGTCAGTACCGCACGGACACCCGGCCGGCCACCGCCTGA
- a CDS encoding WhiB family transcriptional regulator, whose amino-acid sequence MRALDWRAAARCVGKTELFFGPVNERAEARRRREDQARQLCGHCPVTRPCREWARHHGEYGIWGGETDEDRAAGQLPARPTPSVSEPAIV is encoded by the coding sequence ATGAGGGCCCTCGATTGGCGGGCGGCGGCCCGGTGCGTGGGGAAGACAGAACTGTTCTTCGGCCCGGTCAACGAACGGGCCGAAGCCCGACGAAGGCGCGAGGACCAGGCCCGCCAGCTCTGCGGCCACTGCCCCGTGACCCGGCCCTGCCGGGAGTGGGCCCGCCACCACGGTGAATACGGGATCTGGGGCGGGGAAACCGACGAGGACCGAGCCGCCGGCCAGCTCCCTGCCCGCCCAACCCCGTCGGTATCTGAGCCAGCCATTGTTTAA
- a CDS encoding DUF1918 domain-containing protein — protein MEAQIGDRIVIERAKIGQPRRQGEVRDVIRNGSVTYYRVRWQDGQETVFFPGPDARLEPAAQPDAKTVTGPKQPGRPRRSPGQMAKPSTTLSAATKFEVRHSDNDQYRWVLLSQGRILATSEPYTRKTSCLKAIESFRNAALTASIGKAAGPVVTAKTRGSKTRSTQVS, from the coding sequence ATGGAGGCGCAAATCGGAGACCGGATCGTCATCGAAAGGGCAAAGATCGGCCAGCCCCGCCGCCAAGGGGAGGTACGCGACGTCATCAGAAACGGTTCTGTGACTTACTACCGGGTTCGCTGGCAAGACGGCCAGGAAACCGTCTTCTTCCCCGGCCCGGACGCTCGCCTCGAGCCCGCAGCACAACCCGACGCCAAAACCGTCACCGGCCCCAAACAACCCGGCCGACCCCGCCGCTCCCCTGGCCAGATGGCCAAGCCGTCAACAACGCTCAGCGCGGCTACGAAGTTCGAAGTCCGACACAGCGACAACGATCAATACCGCTGGGTGCTGCTCAGCCAGGGACGGATCCTGGCCACCAGCGAGCCGTACACCCGCAAGACATCCTGCCTCAAGGCCATCGAATCATTCCGCAACGCCGCCCTCACCGCCTCGATCGGGAAAGCGGCCGGCCCGGTGGTGACGGCGAAGACCCGAGGGTCGAAGACGCGCTCCACCCAGGTGTCCTGA
- a CDS encoding ParA family protein: protein MERIAVAGHKGGAGKTTVAVNLAGALVAAGRRVLLVDVDPQGAAGASLGLVPAKPTVYEVLTGRASLGEAARPSGIDGLDVLAADLDLAGGEVELPRRAGWQTALRDRLADEAGPYDVAVIDTPPGLGVLPYLALIAANRVLVVCPPDFLGIRALPTVMEAASRAGVELIGIVPNAVEHRTRHEADALEILQEEHGAVVLTEIPRRVVVRDAAAAGRPVSQYAPSSEVAAAFAHLAMEVNGALTP, encoded by the coding sequence GTGGAGCGCATCGCGGTAGCAGGTCACAAGGGCGGCGCCGGCAAGACGACCGTGGCGGTCAACCTGGCCGGGGCGCTGGTGGCCGCCGGCCGCCGGGTGCTTCTCGTCGATGTCGACCCCCAAGGGGCGGCAGGTGCGTCGCTCGGGCTCGTGCCGGCGAAGCCGACGGTGTACGAGGTCCTCACCGGGCGAGCATCGCTCGGAGAGGCAGCCCGCCCGAGCGGAATTGATGGCCTGGACGTCTTGGCCGCCGATCTCGACCTGGCCGGCGGCGAGGTCGAGTTACCTCGCCGGGCCGGCTGGCAAACGGCTCTGCGGGACCGTCTCGCTGACGAGGCCGGGCCCTACGACGTGGCGGTGATCGACACCCCGCCCGGCCTCGGTGTGCTTCCGTACCTGGCCCTCATCGCTGCCAATCGTGTCCTGGTGGTTTGCCCTCCGGACTTCCTCGGGATCCGGGCCCTGCCGACGGTGATGGAAGCAGCTAGCCGAGCCGGCGTGGAACTCATCGGGATCGTGCCGAACGCCGTCGAGCACCGAACCCGACACGAGGCGGACGCGCTCGAGATCCTCCAGGAGGAGCACGGCGCCGTCGTCCTCACCGAGATCCCTCGTCGGGTCGTCGTCCGTGACGCTGCCGCCGCCGGCCGGCCGGTGTCCCAGTACGCCCCGTCCTCCGAGGTGGCCGCCGCCTTTGCCCACCTCGCGATGGAGGTCAACGGTGCCCTCACGCCCTGA
- the treZ gene encoding malto-oligosyltrehalose trehalohydrolase — translation MTIFSVWAPKAAERVELVLTEDGRHVPMTLGPGGWWRVDVPEAGPGTDYQYSIDGGPPLPDPRSAFQPGGVHGPSRVVDHGAYEWTDGHWRGAAPLSGALVYEAHVGTFTPEGTFEAAITRLPHLVDLGVTHLELLPVVEFPGERGWGYDGVDLFAPHHAYGGPNGLKRLVDACHNAGIGVIIDVVYNHLGPDGNYLRAYGPYFTDRYNTPWGQAVNYDDAGSDEVRDFVCDNACWWLEHYHADGLRLDAVHAIFDTSAVHILEEMARRVATLEARLGRRKFLIAESDLNDPKLVRASEAGGYGLDAAWSDDFHHALHSALTGETAGYYEDFGGLAPLGRALERGYVYAGDHSPHRGRRHGRPLTGVPAGRLLGYLQNHDQVGNRAAGERSSALMGTGRLHVAAALVLCAPFVPMLFAGEEWGATTPFQYFTDHVDTELGRLVSEGRRREFAAFGWNPEDVPDPQDRATFERSVLDWAELDKEPHAHLLAWHKELIALRRRLPALSDGSFDAVSTAWDEDAGWFRLSRGPVTVAVNLAGEARAVPVPAEATTVLARSNAATTLADGALTLPPDSVAIVGPPG, via the coding sequence GTGACGATCTTTTCGGTGTGGGCGCCCAAGGCCGCCGAACGCGTCGAGCTCGTGCTGACGGAGGACGGGCGGCACGTCCCCATGACGCTCGGGCCGGGCGGGTGGTGGCGGGTCGACGTGCCCGAGGCGGGGCCGGGGACCGACTACCAGTACTCGATCGACGGCGGGCCGCCCCTCCCCGACCCCCGCTCCGCCTTCCAGCCCGGGGGCGTGCACGGCCCGTCCCGGGTCGTAGACCACGGCGCCTACGAGTGGACCGACGGCCACTGGCGGGGGGCCGCCCCGCTGTCCGGCGCCCTCGTCTACGAGGCCCACGTCGGCACCTTCACCCCCGAGGGCACGTTCGAGGCCGCCATCACCCGCCTCCCCCACCTGGTCGACCTCGGCGTCACCCACCTGGAGCTGCTGCCGGTGGTCGAATTCCCCGGCGAGCGGGGCTGGGGCTACGACGGCGTGGACCTCTTCGCCCCCCACCACGCCTACGGCGGCCCCAACGGCCTCAAGCGCCTCGTCGACGCCTGCCACAACGCCGGGATCGGCGTGATCATCGACGTCGTCTACAACCACCTCGGGCCGGACGGGAACTACCTCCGCGCCTACGGGCCGTACTTCACCGACCGCTACAACACCCCCTGGGGCCAGGCGGTCAACTACGACGACGCCGGAAGCGACGAGGTGCGGGACTTCGTCTGCGACAACGCCTGCTGGTGGCTGGAGCACTACCACGCTGACGGGCTCCGCCTCGACGCCGTCCACGCCATCTTCGACACGTCGGCCGTCCACATCCTCGAGGAGATGGCCCGCCGGGTGGCGACGCTCGAAGCCCGGCTCGGCCGGCGGAAGTTCCTCATCGCCGAGAGCGACCTGAACGACCCGAAGCTCGTGCGGGCGTCCGAGGCGGGGGGCTACGGCCTCGACGCCGCCTGGAGCGACGACTTCCACCACGCCCTGCACTCCGCCCTGACCGGCGAGACCGCCGGCTACTACGAGGACTTCGGCGGCCTCGCCCCGCTCGGCCGGGCGCTGGAGCGGGGCTACGTCTACGCCGGCGACCACTCCCCCCACCGGGGCCGCCGGCACGGCCGCCCGCTGACCGGCGTTCCCGCCGGCCGGCTGCTCGGCTACCTGCAGAACCACGACCAGGTCGGCAACCGGGCGGCCGGCGAGCGGTCGTCGGCGCTGATGGGCACCGGCCGGCTCCACGTCGCCGCCGCCCTGGTGCTGTGCGCGCCGTTCGTCCCGATGCTCTTCGCCGGCGAGGAGTGGGGGGCGACCACGCCGTTCCAGTACTTCACCGACCACGTCGACACCGAGCTCGGCCGCCTCGTGAGCGAAGGCCGGCGCCGGGAGTTCGCCGCCTTCGGCTGGAACCCGGAGGACGTGCCCGACCCCCAGGACCGGGCGACCTTCGAGCGCTCCGTCCTCGACTGGGCCGAGCTCGACAAGGAGCCCCACGCCCACCTACTGGCTTGGCACAAGGAGCTGATCGCCCTCCGCCGCCGCCTCCCGGCCCTCTCCGACGGCAGCTTCGACGCCGTCTCGACCGCCTGGGACGAGGACGCCGGCTGGTTCCGGCTCAGCCGCGGCCCGGTGACGGTGGCCGTGAACCTGGCCGGCGAGGCCCGGGCCGTGCCCGTCCCGGCCGAGGCCACGACCGTCCTGGCCCGCTCCAACGCCGCCACCACCCTGGCCGACGGCGCGCTGACGCTGCCCCCCGACTCGGTGGCGATCGTGGGGCCGCCCGGCTGA
- a CDS encoding single-stranded DNA-binding protein, with translation MNCCQLIGRLTADPDTRAGERHETARFRLAVDRIGSEEADFIPVVVFDRTAQVVGEHLTKGRLVSVSGRLRSSEWTTTDGERRFRLEVVGESVQFLDRKKAEAAA, from the coding sequence ATGAACTGCTGCCAGCTGATCGGCCGGCTCACCGCTGACCCGGACACCCGGGCCGGGGAGCGTCACGAAACCGCCCGCTTCCGTCTCGCCGTCGACCGCATCGGCAGCGAGGAGGCCGACTTCATCCCTGTCGTCGTCTTCGACCGCACCGCCCAGGTCGTCGGCGAGCACCTCACCAAGGGCCGACTCGTGTCGGTCAGCGGGCGGCTCCGCTCCTCGGAGTGGACCACCACCGACGGCGAGCGCCGCTTCCGTCTCGAAGTGGTCGGAGAGTCAGTTCAGTTCCTCGACCGCAAAAAGGCCGAGGCCGCCGCCTAA
- a CDS encoding replication protein RepA has product MTPPSSIVEELFAPPGEGATVDKIAYAPSLFAQLALPYRDPGDLPRWHRTNGAMTLVVNPGVVVGADGQLHSRYPFGVIPRLVLIWIATEVTLPPHPRELYLGASLAEFVTRLGLLPRHGGPRSDRVRVVDQVHRLLSASMVVTDRRAGQEHAFRKPNGDLGKGRPSQHTRAETFTFARAYELWEAHDDRRVWEGALYLSEEFYDSLRRGAFPVSSVAIAELRLRTRSPLALDIYMWLAHRLHRVDRPTVVPWAELAVQFGGTFARVRDFKAQFLAELAHVLVVYPKAKVAPEKGGLRLSRSPAPVPPRSRRGQ; this is encoded by the coding sequence GTGACGCCGCCGTCGTCGATCGTCGAGGAGCTGTTCGCACCTCCCGGCGAGGGCGCCACGGTCGACAAGATCGCCTACGCCCCCAGCCTCTTCGCTCAGCTCGCCCTCCCCTACCGGGACCCTGGTGACCTTCCCCGCTGGCACCGCACGAACGGGGCCATGACCCTGGTGGTCAACCCCGGCGTGGTCGTCGGCGCCGACGGCCAGCTCCACAGCCGCTACCCCTTCGGTGTCATCCCCCGCCTGGTCCTGATCTGGATCGCAACCGAGGTGACCCTCCCGCCCCACCCCCGGGAGCTGTACCTGGGCGCTTCGCTGGCGGAATTCGTCACGCGCCTTGGGCTCTTGCCCCGCCATGGCGGGCCTCGAAGCGACCGGGTCCGGGTCGTCGACCAGGTCCACCGCCTCCTGTCCGCATCCATGGTCGTCACGGACCGCCGAGCCGGCCAGGAGCACGCTTTTCGGAAGCCGAATGGCGACCTCGGAAAGGGCCGACCGTCTCAGCACACCCGGGCTGAGACGTTCACCTTCGCCCGGGCCTACGAGCTGTGGGAAGCCCACGACGACCGGCGGGTCTGGGAAGGCGCGCTCTACCTGTCCGAGGAGTTCTACGACTCCCTCCGCCGGGGCGCCTTTCCAGTGTCGTCCGTGGCCATCGCGGAGCTGCGGCTTCGGACCCGCTCCCCTCTCGCTCTGGACATTTACATGTGGCTCGCCCACCGCTTACACCGGGTCGACAGGCCAACTGTCGTCCCGTGGGCGGAACTCGCCGTTCAGTTCGGCGGCACCTTCGCTCGAGTCCGGGATTTCAAGGCCCAGTTCCTTGCCGAGCTGGCCCATGTGCTCGTGGTCTACCCCAAAGCCAAGGTGGCTCCGGAGAAGGGAGGGCTGCGCCTGTCCCGCTCTCCTGCTCCCGTGCCGCCACGTTCCCGCCGGGGCCAGTGA
- a CDS encoding helix-turn-helix transcriptional regulator has translation MSGHQSWQAIKAARLQSPEARAAYDQAGREIELGRRVRQLREAADITQAELAARVGTSQSAIARLEAGGGSPKLDTLDRVAHALGVELVVELRAS, from the coding sequence ATGAGCGGCCACCAATCCTGGCAGGCGATCAAAGCCGCCCGGCTCCAGTCCCCCGAAGCCCGCGCCGCCTACGACCAGGCCGGCCGGGAAATCGAACTCGGTCGGCGCGTCCGACAGCTCCGAGAAGCCGCCGACATCACTCAAGCCGAACTCGCCGCCCGGGTCGGAACCAGCCAATCAGCCATCGCCCGGCTCGAAGCGGGGGGCGGCTCCCCCAAACTCGACACCCTCGACCGCGTCGCCCACGCCCTCGGCGTCGAACTCGTCGTCGAACTCCGAGCCTCCTGA